In Leucobacter sp. CX169, a single genomic region encodes these proteins:
- a CDS encoding neutral zinc metallopeptidase produces the protein MTFNDNVRVDTSKVQRRTGGSGGGGRGGLKIAGGGLVGVIVLFVVGQLLGVNLLGSGGIGGLGSLGTVSDQSTQSVTTGNLDECQTGEAANVDDVCRMTAASDAIDRYWATQVGNYRAPGVVLYDGSTQSGCGPATADVGPFYCPADESIYVDTAFFQTLRTDFGASGGSLAQMYVLAHEWGHHISNLIGSMNLAGRASGPTSGSVRLELQADCFAGAWTRSASTVSDDSGVPFLKPVTTEQIADALNAAAAVGDDSIQQRSTGSINPEGFTHGTSEQRQRWFQTGYDQGPTACATFDVDGSQL, from the coding sequence GTGACGTTCAACGACAACGTCCGCGTTGACACCAGCAAGGTCCAGCGCCGTACCGGTGGAAGCGGCGGCGGTGGCCGTGGCGGTCTGAAGATCGCCGGCGGCGGTCTCGTCGGCGTTATCGTGCTGTTCGTCGTGGGCCAGCTGCTCGGCGTGAACCTCCTGGGCAGCGGAGGAATTGGCGGGCTGGGGAGCCTCGGCACCGTCTCTGACCAGAGCACCCAGTCGGTCACGACAGGCAACCTTGATGAGTGTCAGACGGGCGAGGCGGCGAACGTCGACGACGTCTGCCGCATGACGGCCGCGAGCGACGCGATCGACCGCTACTGGGCGACCCAGGTCGGGAACTATCGCGCGCCGGGCGTCGTCCTGTACGACGGCTCGACCCAGTCGGGTTGCGGCCCGGCGACCGCGGACGTCGGACCGTTCTACTGCCCCGCCGACGAGTCGATCTATGTTGACACCGCCTTCTTCCAGACGCTCCGCACCGACTTCGGGGCCTCGGGCGGATCTCTCGCCCAGATGTACGTGCTCGCGCATGAGTGGGGCCACCACATCTCGAACCTCATCGGCTCGATGAACCTCGCGGGCCGCGCCTCCGGCCCGACCTCGGGTTCGGTCCGCCTCGAGCTGCAGGCCGACTGCTTCGCCGGAGCCTGGACGCGCAGCGCCTCGACCGTCTCGGACGACAGCGGCGTGCCGTTCCTGAAGCCCGTGACGACCGAGCAGATCGCGGACGCGCTGAACGCGGCGGCCGCGGTGGGCGACGACAGCATCCAGCAGCGCTCGACCGGCAGCATCAACCCCGAGGGCTTCACCCACGGCACGTCGGAGCAGCGCCAGCGCTGGTTCCAGACCGGCTATGACCAGGGCCCGACGGCCTGCGCGACGTTCGACGTCGACGGCTCGCAGCTGTAG
- a CDS encoding MGMT family protein, with protein sequence MPSPEFVDAVLATVTRIPAGRVMTYGDVAYAIGSNAPRAVGQVLALYGHAVPWWRVVPASGLPPQGHARLALPHYREEDTPLRGVLAPDDYRLALSSARLPYSHDIYAKVAP encoded by the coding sequence GTGCCCAGCCCAGAGTTTGTCGACGCAGTGCTCGCCACGGTGACGCGCATTCCCGCTGGGCGCGTCATGACGTACGGCGATGTCGCCTACGCGATCGGGTCAAACGCCCCGCGCGCGGTCGGTCAGGTACTCGCACTGTACGGACACGCCGTACCCTGGTGGAGGGTGGTGCCCGCAAGTGGCCTGCCGCCCCAGGGCCACGCCAGGCTTGCACTGCCGCACTACCGCGAGGAAGACACTCCGCTGCGCGGGGTCCTCGCCCCCGATGACTACCGGCTCGCGCTCTCGAGCGCGCGGCTTCCCTATTCCCACGACATCTACGCGAAAGTTGCGCCGTGA
- a CDS encoding LysR substrate-binding domain-containing protein, giving the protein MNETPTTPATQGQDPAEALPLGTEFDLTPPPLRLGFARGIAPSKWERRWRAAVPGRVLEMVPLNMAFGRTSELAADCDVVIERTAPGEIPEGAAEHGSVIWTPDSDTDTEAKITRHAMFLYTESMGLVVPKGHELADEPAVRMTDIAYTPLLDHPDHSPEWPDAEPWADPAWMPKNIRATLQLVATGAGSILMPIPLARHLINKKEHVIIPIIADPPLIGSSVWATWRVGRDSSDVQQLAGILRGRTSRSSRPEPEDVQAAPKKVAKPQLQVPKKPQLKRNSRGAQLAAVQEKAERNKAIKRLDKRKKK; this is encoded by the coding sequence GTGAACGAGACCCCGACCACTCCAGCTACCCAGGGGCAGGATCCTGCCGAGGCACTTCCGCTCGGCACCGAGTTCGACCTGACCCCGCCGCCGCTGCGCCTGGGCTTCGCCCGCGGTATCGCGCCCAGCAAGTGGGAGCGCCGCTGGCGCGCCGCCGTCCCCGGTCGCGTCCTCGAGATGGTCCCGCTCAACATGGCGTTTGGCCGCACCTCCGAGCTCGCTGCTGACTGCGACGTCGTCATCGAGCGCACCGCCCCGGGCGAGATCCCTGAGGGTGCGGCCGAGCACGGCAGCGTCATCTGGACGCCGGACTCGGACACAGACACGGAGGCGAAGATCACGCGCCACGCGATGTTCCTCTACACCGAGTCGATGGGACTCGTCGTGCCCAAGGGACACGAACTTGCGGACGAGCCGGCCGTGCGGATGACCGATATCGCGTACACGCCGCTGCTCGATCACCCCGACCACTCCCCCGAATGGCCGGACGCCGAGCCGTGGGCCGACCCCGCATGGATGCCGAAGAACATCCGGGCCACCCTGCAGCTCGTCGCGACCGGCGCCGGTTCGATCCTGATGCCGATCCCGCTCGCGCGGCACCTCATCAACAAGAAAGAGCACGTGATCATCCCGATCATCGCCGACCCGCCGCTGATCGGCAGCAGCGTCTGGGCAACCTGGCGCGTCGGCCGTGACTCGTCTGACGTGCAGCAGCTCGCCGGGATCCTGCGCGGGCGCACCTCGCGCAGCTCGCGACCCGAGCCCGAAGACGTCCAGGCCGCACCGAAAAAGGTCGCGAAGCCGCAGCTACAGGTGCCCAAGAAGCCGCAGCTCAAGCGCAACTCGCGCGGCGCTCAGCTCGCCGCGGTGCAGGAAAAGGCCGAGCGCAACAAGGCCATCAAGCGCCTCGACAAGCGCAAGAAGAAGTAG
- the pip gene encoding prolyl aminopeptidase, protein MTQPLRQMFPPIEPYLTGMLPVGDGHEVYFEECGNPDGQPVVFLHGGPGGGCSPDHRRYHDPEKYRIVLFDQRGCGRSTPHASAPGADLTSNTTWHLVADIERLRAHLGIDRWQVFGGSWGSTLALAYAQTHAERVTALVLRGIFTLRKSEIDWFYQSGASFLFPDVWEEYLAPIPEAERGDLVAAYHRRLFDADPAVHVPAGVAWTVWENSTIRLAPDAAGIAEARADVDAAVAFARIENHYFTNAGWMEDGQLIREAREKLAGIPGVIVQGRYDVCTPAVTAWDLHRAWPEAEFEMIGDAGHASSEPGIVDALVRATERFTTP, encoded by the coding sequence ATGACTCAACCGCTGCGCCAAATGTTCCCGCCGATCGAGCCTTACCTCACCGGGATGCTGCCGGTCGGCGACGGGCATGAGGTGTATTTCGAGGAGTGCGGAAACCCGGACGGGCAGCCCGTCGTGTTCCTGCACGGCGGCCCCGGGGGCGGCTGCTCGCCCGATCACCGCCGCTATCACGACCCCGAGAAGTACCGGATCGTCCTGTTCGACCAACGCGGCTGCGGCCGCAGCACCCCGCACGCGAGTGCCCCTGGCGCGGACCTCACGTCGAACACCACCTGGCACCTCGTAGCCGACATCGAGCGGCTGCGCGCGCACCTCGGCATCGATCGGTGGCAGGTGTTCGGCGGATCCTGGGGCTCGACGCTCGCGCTTGCCTACGCACAGACGCACGCCGAGCGCGTGACGGCACTCGTGCTGCGGGGCATCTTCACCCTCCGCAAGAGCGAGATCGACTGGTTCTATCAATCAGGCGCCTCGTTCCTCTTCCCGGATGTCTGGGAGGAGTACCTCGCGCCCATCCCCGAGGCCGAGCGCGGCGACCTGGTCGCCGCGTACCACCGACGCCTGTTCGACGCCGACCCGGCGGTGCACGTGCCCGCGGGCGTTGCGTGGACGGTGTGGGAGAACTCGACCATCCGGCTCGCCCCGGACGCCGCGGGCATCGCGGAGGCCCGGGCGGACGTCGACGCGGCGGTCGCGTTCGCCCGCATCGAGAACCACTACTTCACGAACGCGGGCTGGATGGAAGACGGTCAGCTCATTCGCGAGGCGCGCGAGAAGCTCGCCGGGATCCCGGGCGTCATCGTCCAGGGGCGGTACGACGTATGCACGCCGGCGGTCACCGCATGGGACCTGCACCGCGCGTGGCCCGAGGCCGAGTTCGAGATGATCGGCGACGCGGGCCACGCCTCGAGCGAGCCCGGAATTGTCGATGCCCTGGTGCGCGCGACCGAGCGATTCACCACGCCATAG
- a CDS encoding PotD/PotF family extracellular solute-binding protein: MTSSTRTQLPQLSRRTLLRLAGTGAGLLGLSTLAGCAPSAPGSSPLVWGNWTFTMDFDEETQSYPTLEQFTKQSGIPVDFLEDIDDSATFYAKIREQLQKGSFPGYDLFNFADDFTARVIENGEVQEINHANIPNLANVLPLMSSPAYDPTLQYSVPWQGGMTGLCYNTKLYPKGIRSMADLTEPALEGRVSVLSEMTDTVGLTLLGQGVDVSGDWGDAEFERALAEISERVESGQYAQVKGNSYTQDLQSGNIWAAMCWSGDVQVLNDEAGEELFKWVIPEEGGTKYVNSILVPRGTERMADIEQLIDFYYQPDVMAEVTAYTASVPPVTGVREELAKIDPALADSPMLFPSEKDAERIYDFRLLTPAETKTYTGQFLKVLGL; encoded by the coding sequence ATGACTTCGAGTACACGAACGCAGCTGCCGCAGTTGAGCCGGCGGACCCTGTTGCGCCTGGCGGGAACCGGGGCCGGGCTGCTCGGACTGTCGACCCTTGCCGGGTGCGCCCCCTCGGCTCCGGGATCCTCCCCGCTGGTTTGGGGAAACTGGACGTTCACGATGGACTTCGACGAGGAGACCCAGAGCTACCCGACGCTTGAGCAGTTCACGAAGCAGTCGGGCATTCCGGTCGACTTCCTCGAGGACATTGACGACAGTGCGACTTTCTACGCGAAGATCCGGGAGCAGCTGCAAAAGGGGAGCTTCCCCGGCTACGATCTCTTCAATTTCGCCGACGACTTCACAGCGCGCGTCATCGAGAACGGTGAGGTGCAGGAGATCAATCACGCGAACATTCCGAACCTTGCGAACGTGCTGCCGCTGATGAGTAGTCCCGCCTACGACCCGACGCTGCAGTACAGCGTGCCGTGGCAGGGCGGGATGACGGGGCTCTGCTACAACACGAAGTTGTACCCGAAGGGGATCCGGAGCATGGCCGACCTGACCGAGCCCGCGCTCGAAGGTCGCGTGAGCGTGCTGTCCGAGATGACCGACACCGTGGGGCTCACGCTGCTGGGGCAAGGCGTGGACGTGTCGGGTGACTGGGGCGATGCGGAGTTCGAGCGGGCGCTCGCCGAGATCAGTGAGCGCGTCGAGTCGGGGCAGTACGCCCAGGTCAAAGGAAACTCGTACACGCAGGACCTCCAGAGTGGCAACATCTGGGCCGCGATGTGCTGGTCGGGCGACGTGCAGGTGCTCAACGACGAGGCGGGCGAGGAACTCTTCAAATGGGTTATTCCGGAGGAGGGCGGGACGAAGTACGTCAACTCGATCCTGGTGCCGCGTGGAACCGAGCGCATGGCCGACATCGAGCAGCTCATCGACTTCTATTACCAGCCCGACGTGATGGCCGAGGTCACCGCCTACACCGCGAGCGTGCCGCCGGTTACCGGGGTGCGGGAGGAACTCGCGAAGATTGACCCCGCGCTGGCGGACAGCCCCATGCTGTTCCCGAGCGAAAAGGACGCGGAGCGGATCTACGACTTCCGACTGTTGACGCCCGCGGAGACGAAGACGTACACCGGACAGTTCCTCAAGGTCCTGGGCCTCTAG